The following are encoded in a window of Sinorhizobium sojae CCBAU 05684 genomic DNA:
- the aroA gene encoding 3-phosphoshikimate 1-carboxyvinyltransferase, with product MSHGQSPRPATARKSSDLKGTVRIPGDKSISHRSFMFGGLASGETRITGLLEGEDVINTGKAMQAMGAKIRKAGDTWIIDGVGNGALLAPEAPLDFGNAGTGCRLTMGLVGVYDFDSTFIGDASLTKRPMGRVLDPLRKMGVQVQSAEGDRLPVTLHGPKTPNPITYRVPMASAQVKSAVLLAGLNTPGITTVIEPVMTRDHTEKMLQGFGANLSVETDATGVRTIRLEGRGRLTGQVIDVPGDPSSTAFPLVAALIVPGSDVTIFNVLMNPTRTGLILTLQEMGADIEVMNKRLAGGEDVADLRVRHSELKGVTVPEERAPSMIDEYPVLAVAAAFAEGATVMNGLDELRVKESDRLSAVADGLKLNGVDCDEGEASLVVRGRPDGKGLGNASGEKVKTHLDHRIAMSFLVMGLASEHPVTVDDATMIATSFPEFMDLMTGLGAKIEQAETKAA from the coding sequence ATGTCCCACGGCCAGAGCCCACGGCCCGCCACCGCCCGCAAGTCTTCCGATCTTAAAGGTACGGTGCGCATCCCCGGCGACAAGTCGATCTCGCACCGCTCCTTCATGTTCGGCGGCCTTGCCTCGGGCGAGACGCGCATCACCGGCCTGCTCGAAGGCGAAGACGTGATCAACACCGGAAAGGCCATGCAGGCCATGGGCGCGAAGATCCGCAAGGCGGGCGATACCTGGATCATCGACGGTGTCGGAAACGGCGCGCTGCTCGCGCCGGAAGCGCCGCTCGATTTCGGCAATGCCGGCACCGGCTGCCGCCTGACCATGGGCCTGGTCGGCGTCTACGACTTCGATTCCACCTTCATCGGCGACGCCTCGCTTACGAAGCGGCCGATGGGCCGCGTGCTCGATCCGCTGCGTAAGATGGGCGTGCAGGTGCAGTCGGCCGAGGGCGACCGCCTGCCGGTGACGTTGCACGGGCCGAAGACGCCGAACCCGATCACCTATCGAGTGCCGATGGCTTCCGCCCAGGTGAAGTCCGCCGTGCTGCTCGCCGGCCTCAATACGCCCGGCATCACGACGGTCATCGAGCCGGTGATGACGCGCGACCATACGGAAAAGATGCTACAGGGCTTCGGCGCCAATCTCTCGGTCGAAACCGATGCGACGGGCGTGCGTACCATCCGCCTCGAGGGCCGCGGCAGGCTGACCGGCCAGGTGATCGACGTGCCGGGCGACCCGTCCTCGACCGCCTTCCCGCTTGTCGCCGCACTCATCGTCCCGGGTTCCGACGTCACCATTTTCAACGTCTTGATGAACCCGACCCGCACCGGCCTCATCCTGACGCTGCAGGAAATGGGCGCCGACATCGAGGTGATGAACAAGCGCCTTGCCGGCGGCGAGGACGTCGCGGATCTGCGCGTGCGCCATTCAGAATTGAAGGGCGTCACCGTGCCGGAAGAGCGCGCACCGTCGATGATCGACGAATATCCGGTGCTCGCCGTCGCCGCCGCGTTTGCCGAGGGTGCCACGGTGATGAACGGGCTCGACGAGCTGCGCGTCAAGGAATCGGACCGCCTTTCCGCCGTCGCCGATGGTCTGAAGCTCAACGGTGTCGACTGCGACGAGGGCGAAGCCTCGCTCGTCGTGCGGGGGCGCCCCGATGGCAAGGGCCTCGGCAACGCCTCGGGTGAAAAGGTGAAAACCCATCTCGACCACCGCATCGCCATGAGCTTCCTCGTCATGGGGCTCGCCTCCGAGCATCCGGTGACGGTCGACGACGCCACGATGATCGCCACCAGCTTCCCGGAATTCATGGATCTGATGACCGGGCTTGGCGCGAAGATCGAGCAGGCCGAAACAAAGGCCGCGTGA